The Catellatospora citrea DNA segment GGTCGACGTAGCCGAGCAGGCCGGCCCCGGCGCGGACCAGCCGCGTGGTGGCCGCGGTCCAGGTCGGGTCGAGCCCGCTGCCGGGCCCGGCGTCGATGTTGAGCAGGACGGTGGCGCCGACGCCGGCAGCCTCGATCGTCGCCCACAGCTCCGGGTTCAGCTGGGGGTGTGCGGGAAGTGGCAGCAGGGGGGTCACGCTCGTACAACGACCGATGTCGGTGCGCCGCGACTACCCGCAGGTGACTGTCGGCTAGCCGACCGAGCCGGCCCGCCACTACTCGCGGCCGAACTCCCTGGGTGCCGCTACTCGCGGCCGAACTCCCTGGGCGCCGCTACTCGCGGCCGAACTCCCTGGGCGCCGCTACTCGCGGCCGAACTCCTGCGTCCAGTACGCCGTGCGTCCCTGGTAGGACAGCCCCACCCCGGTCGCCTGCGCGTCGCAGTTGAGGATGTTGTTGCGGTGCCCGGTGCTGGCCATCCAGGCTTCGACGACGGACTCGGCGGTCGAGAAGCCGTAGGCGATGTTCTCGCCGGCCGCGTGCCGGCGCGGGTAGCCGGCCTCCTCCAGGCGGTCGACGAAACTGCTGCCGTTGCGCCCGGTGTGGCTGAAGTAGTCGAGGCGGGCCATGTCGGCGCTGTGCCGGCGGGCCGCGACGCCCATGCGCTCGTCGGTGCGCATCCGGTGGCAGCCCGCCCGCTCGCGCTCCCGGTTGATCAGGAAGGCGACCTCGTCCTCCAGGACCGTTATCCGGTCGCTCTCGGGGCTGGTGCGCAGGGCCGCGGCAGCCTGCGCGGCGGCGGGAGGGCTCGCGGCGAGCGCGCCCGGTCCGGGGGCCCGCGCCGCGGCGGGCGCGGTCCGTGACGCCGGCGGGGTGATCCGCGATGACGGAGTGTCACCGGAAAGGGAGACCGTGGTGTCACCCGTACCGGTGACATCGCCGGCGCCCGCGGTGGCGGCCGAGCCGGGCGCGGCGGAGTCGGCGATCGGCCCGTCCAGGGTCAGCGCGACGCCGAGCAGGGCGGCGACCAGCGCACCCGAGCCGACGAGCGCGGGCCACCACCGCAGAGGCGCACGATGCCGGCCGGCGTAACGGCCACGAGGTGCCACCGCCTGACGCTAGCAAGCCGGGACGATTTGTCCCGTCTCGACACCTTCCGTGATGTGTGGCGCAGGGCAACTTGACGTGACCGTCGTATCGGCGGAGTATGGATACGTCGCCAGTCGCGCCCGACCGCGCTCGCCAGCCATATCCGGAGAAACATTCCGGATGGCCCGGGCCGGGAGCCGCGAATAACTGGGCGCGCGTTTGGCCGGCGAACCGGCAGCGCTTCACAAGGAGACGATATGGCGAAGGCCCTCTATGGCCACGTCACCGCTGCGCCTGATCGGCGTATGCTCGACGAGGTCACCCGGTTGCGTGCCACGGTGCGGGCACTGGAGTTCGAGGTAACCCGGTTGCGTGCGGAGAACGATCGGCTGGCGGCTGCTGCTGCCGAGGCCGACGACTTCTTCCGCATCGCCGAACCGGCTCTCACCTGAGCGATTCCCGCGTCAGCGGGACCGTGGCCGACCGCTTGATGCGGGTCGCCACAGTGCACCAGTCCTTATGCGCGCCTCCACTCCTGTGGCGGCGCGCTTCTTTTTGTGCCCCGGGCTGTTTTCACGCCCGGGGCGGTTTAACCGTCGGGCAGCGTAGGGCATACGACAGCGGCGGCAACGGTGGCGCGTCCGGAGGGCCGATCTCCTCGCCGGGTACCCTGCAGCTTTGACCCGATAGCATGTGCCACCCGCCGACCGGCGGGATCGCTGATGATCATTTTCGGAGCGCCGTGCACCTCAAGAGCCTGACGGTGAAGGGCTTCAAGTCCTTCGCCTCCGCGACCACGCTGCGGCTGGAGCCGGGCATCACCTGTGTGGTGGGCCCCAACGGCTCCGGCAAGTCCAACGTGGTGGACGCGATCTCCTGGGTGCTCGGCGAGCAGGGCGCCAAGGCGCTGCGCGGCGGCAAGATGGAAGACGTGATCTTCGCCGGCACGTCCGGCCGCCAGCCGCTGGGACGCGCCGAGGTCACCCTCACCATCGACAACGCCGACGGCGCGCTGCCGATCGACTACACCGAGGTCTCGATCACCCGCCGGATGTTCCGCTCCGGCGAGAGCGAGTACGAGATCAACGGCGACGCGTGCCGGCTGATGGACATCCAGGAACTGCTCTCCGACTCCGGCATCGGCCGCGAGATGCACGTCATCGTCGGCCAGGGCCAGCTCGACGCCGTGCTGCACGCCAAGCCCGAGGATCGCCGCGCGTTCATCGAGGAGGCCGCGGGCGTCCTCAAGCACCGCAAGCGCAAGGAGAAGGCGCTGCGCAAGCTGGACGCGATGCAGGCCAACCTGAACCGCGTCACCGACCTCACCGACGAGCTGCGCCGCCAGCTCAAGCCGCTGGGCCGGCAGGCCGAGGTGGCCCGCCGCGCCGCGACGATCCAGTCCGACCTGCGCGACGCCCGGCTGCGGCTGCTCGCCGACGACCTGTTCACGCTGCGCACGACCCTGGACAAGGAGGTCGCCGACGAGGCGGCCCTGCGCACCCGGCGCGAGCTGGTCGAGGAGGAGTACGAGCAGGTCCAGTTGCGGCTGTCGGCGCTGGAGTCGGCGCACGCCGCCGACGCGCCCGCGCTGACCCAGGCCCAGGACGTCTGGTACCAGCTGTCGGCGCTGCAGGAGCGGTTCCGCTCCACCGCCCAGCTGGCCGCCGAGCGGCACCGGCACCTGGCCGCGCCGGCCGAGGACGAGCGGTCCGGCCGCGACCCCGACCGGCTGGAGGCCGAGGCCGAGGCGGTACGCGAGCAGGAGGAGGCGCTGCGCGAGGCGCTGACCGAGGACCAGGTGCGCCTGGCCGAGGCGGTCGAGCGCCGCCAGGAGCTGGAGCGCCAGCTCGCCGGAGCCGAGCGGGCGCTGGTCGCCGCGGTGAAGGCGATCGCGGACCGGCGCGAGGGCATGGCCAAGCTGTCCGGGCAGGTCAACGCGGCGCGTACGCGCACCGCGACCGCCTCGGAGGAGATCGAGCGCCTGTCGACGGCGTACGGCGATGCCGCGATGCGCGCCGATGCCGCTCAGGAACAGGTCGACGCCGTCGCCGAGCAGACCTCCGACGCCGACCGCGACAACGCCGACCTGGACACCGCGCACGCCGTCGCGGTCGCCGCATACGACGAGGCCAACGCCGCGGTCAAGCGCGCGTCCGACGCCGAGCGCGCCGCCGAGAAGGAGGCCACCGGCTGGAAGGCCCGCGAGGAGGCGCTCGCGCTCGGCCTCAACCGCAAGGACGGCGCGGGCGCGCTGCTGGCCCGCGGCGGCGAGGTGCCCGGCCTGCTGGGCAGCGTCGCGTCGCTGCTGGCCGTCGAGCCCGGCTGCGAGGCGGCGCTGGCCGCGGCGCTGGGCGCGCTGGCCGACGCGGTCGCGGTGTCCGGCGTCGACGAGGCGGCCGAGGCGATGCGGCTGCTCAAGATCCAGGATGCGGGCCGGGCCGCGCTGCTGATCGGCACGCCCACCCCGCAGTCGCGCCCCGACGTGGCGCTGCCGCCCGGCGCGCGCTGGGTGCTCGACGTGGTGCGCTGCGCCGACACCATCCGCCCGGCGATCACCAGCGCGCTGCGCGACGTGGTGCTCGTCGCCGACCTGCGGGCCGCGTCGGCGCTGGTCGCCGCGCACCCGGCGCTGCGCGCGGTGACCGCCGAGGGCGACCTCGTCGGCGCGTTCTCCGGGGCCGGCGGCTCGGCGAAGGCCCCCAGCTACATCGAGGTGCAGGCGGCCGTCGACGAGGCCCGGGCCAAGCGCGCCGCGGCCGAGGAGTCGATCGCCGTGCTGCGCGCGGAGATCGCCGAGACCCGCGAGATCGCGACCGGGCGCAAGGCCGAGGTGGACGCGGCCGCGGCCGCCAAGCGCGCCGCCGAGGGCGAGCGCAACGCCGCCGCCCGCCGCCTGGCCGAGGTCAGCGCCGCCGCCCGCTCCGCGCAGGCCGAGGCGCAGCGCCTGGCCGCCTCCCGGGACAAGGCCGTCGCCGCCCGCGAGCAGGATCTCGTGCACCTGGCCGAGCTCGAAGAGCGGCTGATGGCGGCGGAGTCCGTGCCGGTCGACGAGGACCCGTCCACCGCCGAGCGCGACCAGCTCGCCGCGCTGGTGCCGCAGGCCCGGCAGAACGAGGTCGAGGTGCGCCTCGCGGTGCGCACCGCCGAGGAGCGCGTCTCGCAGATCGCGGGCCGCGCCGACTCGCTGCTGCGCCAGGCCGCCGCCGAGCGCGCCGCCCGGGAGCGGGCCGCCGCCCGCCGGGCCGCCCGCGAGCGGGGCGCGGCCGTCGCCAAGGCCGTCGAATCCGGCACCCGCGAGGTGCTGACCAGGCTCACCGTGGCGCTGGAGGAGGCCGCGGAGCGCCGGGACACCATCGCCGAGGCGCGTACGGCTCGGGAGGCCGAGCTGGCCCAGGTGCGCAACGGCGCGAAGCGGCTCGGCGACGACCTGAACCGGCTCACCTCCGAGGTGCACCGCGACGAGGTCGCCCGCGCCGAGCAGCGCATGCGCATCGAGCAGCTGGAGACCCGCGCCGCCGAGGAGTTCTCGCTGGACGTGGAGACCCTGCTCGGTGAGTACGGCCCCGAGGTCCCGGTGCCGGTGGTCCTGCTCGGCTCCACCGACTTCGCCGAGCCGGAGCCCTACGACCGGGCCATCCAGGAGAAGCGCGCCGCCAAGGCCGAGCGCGACCTGGGCCTGCTCGGCAAGGTCAACCCGCTGGCGCTGGAGGAGTTCGCGGCGCTGGAGGAGCGCTACAAGTTCCTCTCCGACCAGCTCGAAGACCTCAAGGCGACGCGCAAGGACCTGCTCACCGTGGTCAAGGACGTGGACGACCGCATCCTGGAGGTGTTCGCGACCGCGTTCGAGGACACCGCGCGCGAGTTCCAGGTGGTCTTCCCGATCCTGTTCCCGGGCGGCGAGGGCCGCCTGGTGCTGACCGACCCGGACAACATGCTCACCACCGGCGTGGAGGTCGAGGCGCGCCCGCCGGGCAAGAAGATCAAGCGGCTGTCGCTGCTGTCGGGTGGCGAGCGCTCGCTGACCGCGGTGGCGATGCTGTGCGCGATCTTCCGCGCTCGCCCCAGTCCCTTTTACATCATGGACGAGGTGGAGGCGGCGCTCGACGACGTCAACCTCGGCCGCCTGATCACCCTGTTCCAGGAGCTGCGCTCGCGCAGCCAGCTGATCATCATCACGCACCAGAAGCGCACCATGGAGGTCGCCGACGCCCTGTACGGCGTGACCATGCGCAACGGTGTGACCGAGGTGATCAGCCAGCGTCTGAAAGGCGAGTCCGCATGAGGCGTCGGCCGGCCGAGGCCCTGCTGATCGATTTCGACGGCGTGCTGCGCCACTTCGACGCGTCGGCGTACGGCGACTTCGAGGCCCGGCACGGTGTCGCGCCCGCGAAGCTGCTGGAGTCCGGGCTGGAGTGGCACCGCCAGCTGCCGGCCGTCACCGGTCACTGGACCCGGCAGCAGTGGCTGGACGAGATCGCCGCGCACACCGGCGCGTCCGCGGCGGCGCTGACCGAGTGGGACGCCTACCGCGGGTACGTCGACGAGACCGTGCTGGCGTTCGTCCGCGAGGTGCGCTCGTCGGGCCGCAAGGTCGGCCTGGCCACCAACGCCACCGACGACCTGCACGACGACCTGGCGCTGTTCGGCCTCAAGGACGACTTCGACGCGATCGTCTCCTCGGCGGAGCTGGGCGTGCACAAGCCGTCGAAGGAGTTCTTCAAGGCCGCCTGCCTGGCCCTGGAGACGCCCGCCGACCGCTGCCTGTTCCTGGACGACACCGACCGCAACATCCGCGGCGCCCGCGTGGCCGGCCTGTCCGCCCTCCGCTTCACCGGCCCCGCCGACCTCCCCTACGCCCGCGCCGCCCTCGGCCTCTGACCGAGACCGAGGTGAAAGTTTCTCTCGGGATGTGGAATCGGTAAGGGGCGGTGACAACCGGATCTCCATGCTGCGCGTGACTACTACCGGACTCTTGACGATCTCCAGGGTCGCCTCTCGCTGAGAGAGCGATCTCCGGTAGCCGCGAGGGTGCGTTCGACCCGATTCGGCGAGGGGAGCGCGGCGATGTCGTCGTCGCTGGTAGTGGACCGCGTGACGGTGGAGTACACCGCCGGAGCGCCGGTGCTGCGTGACGTGTCCGTGACGGCGCAGGCGGGCCGTATGCTCGCGGTGACCGGCCCTTCCGGCGCGGGCAAGACCACGCTGCTGCGCGCCATGGCGGGCGTGCTGCGCCCGGTCAGCGGCGCGGTGGCGGTGGACGGCCTG contains these protein-coding regions:
- a CDS encoding CAP domain-containing protein, translating into MAPRGRYAGRHRAPLRWWPALVGSGALVAALLGVALTLDGPIADSAAPGSAATAGAGDVTGTGDTTVSLSGDTPSSRITPPASRTAPAAARAPGPGALAASPPAAAQAAAALRTSPESDRITVLEDEVAFLINRERERAGCHRMRTDERMGVAARRHSADMARLDYFSHTGRNGSSFVDRLEEAGYPRRHAAGENIAYGFSTAESVVEAWMASTGHRNNILNCDAQATGVGLSYQGRTAYWTQEFGRE
- the smc gene encoding chromosome segregation protein SMC; this encodes MHLKSLTVKGFKSFASATTLRLEPGITCVVGPNGSGKSNVVDAISWVLGEQGAKALRGGKMEDVIFAGTSGRQPLGRAEVTLTIDNADGALPIDYTEVSITRRMFRSGESEYEINGDACRLMDIQELLSDSGIGREMHVIVGQGQLDAVLHAKPEDRRAFIEEAAGVLKHRKRKEKALRKLDAMQANLNRVTDLTDELRRQLKPLGRQAEVARRAATIQSDLRDARLRLLADDLFTLRTTLDKEVADEAALRTRRELVEEEYEQVQLRLSALESAHAADAPALTQAQDVWYQLSALQERFRSTAQLAAERHRHLAAPAEDERSGRDPDRLEAEAEAVREQEEALREALTEDQVRLAEAVERRQELERQLAGAERALVAAVKAIADRREGMAKLSGQVNAARTRTATASEEIERLSTAYGDAAMRADAAQEQVDAVAEQTSDADRDNADLDTAHAVAVAAYDEANAAVKRASDAERAAEKEATGWKAREEALALGLNRKDGAGALLARGGEVPGLLGSVASLLAVEPGCEAALAAALGALADAVAVSGVDEAAEAMRLLKIQDAGRAALLIGTPTPQSRPDVALPPGARWVLDVVRCADTIRPAITSALRDVVLVADLRAASALVAAHPALRAVTAEGDLVGAFSGAGGSAKAPSYIEVQAAVDEARAKRAAAEESIAVLRAEIAETREIATGRKAEVDAAAAAKRAAEGERNAAARRLAEVSAAARSAQAEAQRLAASRDKAVAAREQDLVHLAELEERLMAAESVPVDEDPSTAERDQLAALVPQARQNEVEVRLAVRTAEERVSQIAGRADSLLRQAAAERAARERAAARRAARERGAAVAKAVESGTREVLTRLTVALEEAAERRDTIAEARTAREAELAQVRNGAKRLGDDLNRLTSEVHRDEVARAEQRMRIEQLETRAAEEFSLDVETLLGEYGPEVPVPVVLLGSTDFAEPEPYDRAIQEKRAAKAERDLGLLGKVNPLALEEFAALEERYKFLSDQLEDLKATRKDLLTVVKDVDDRILEVFATAFEDTAREFQVVFPILFPGGEGRLVLTDPDNMLTTGVEVEARPPGKKIKRLSLLSGGERSLTAVAMLCAIFRARPSPFYIMDEVEAALDDVNLGRLITLFQELRSRSQLIIITHQKRTMEVADALYGVTMRNGVTEVISQRLKGESA
- a CDS encoding HAD-IA family hydrolase; the encoded protein is MRRRPAEALLIDFDGVLRHFDASAYGDFEARHGVAPAKLLESGLEWHRQLPAVTGHWTRQQWLDEIAAHTGASAAALTEWDAYRGYVDETVLAFVREVRSSGRKVGLATNATDDLHDDLALFGLKDDFDAIVSSAELGVHKPSKEFFKAACLALETPADRCLFLDDTDRNIRGARVAGLSALRFTGPADLPYARAALGL